In Dysgonomonadaceae bacterium zrk40, one genomic interval encodes:
- a CDS encoding Rrf2 family transcriptional regulator, whose product MFSKTCEHGIRAMLYIASQSLNERRVKIGDIIRQTGSPEAFTGKILGLLSRHGLVDSYTGPAGGFEIKKEKIRQITIEQIVRAIDGNEFFEGCALGLSHCDEKNPCPMHHSVVKIRENMFYVLQHTSLHDLVTKQKNIELILKR is encoded by the coding sequence ATGTTTTCAAAAACATGTGAACATGGTATCCGGGCAATGCTCTACATCGCTTCTCAATCTCTGAATGAGAGGCGGGTAAAGATTGGTGACATCATCCGGCAAACAGGATCACCCGAAGCTTTCACCGGCAAGATCCTGGGGCTCCTCTCCCGACACGGGCTGGTCGATTCTTACACGGGACCTGCTGGCGGCTTCGAGATCAAAAAGGAAAAAATAAGGCAGATCACTATTGAACAGATCGTGCGTGCCATCGACGGCAATGAGTTTTTTGAAGGATGTGCCCTGGGGCTCTCCCATTGCGACGAGAAAAACCCCTGTCCGATGCATCACTCTGTGGTGAAGATCCGGGAGAACATGTTCTACGTGTTGCAGCATACCAGCCTCCATGACCTGGTAACCAAACAGAAAAATATAGAGCTGATATTGAAGCGTTAA
- a CDS encoding dihydrolipoamide acetyltransferase — protein METVKLRATPAARALARRLGVKLTNVTGTGYKGRIHRDDIAGFNYEEKVHVSPLARRIAEEHNIELKGIKGSGHNHKIMKEDVLQLIADPQVKAMLTRDKLAEPAAPPRTPAAVQQPSQQAAAPSPAKTTTPAVSTASAAPAGSTETVPMTQMRKIISKRMMESYFGIPSFIQTWEVDMTNLLALRKQLIEPIKEKTGKKLTVTDLISVAVVKTLMKHKSINASLNKEGTEITYHNYVNLGMAVGMDEGLLVPVVKNADRMSLSEFVVAIKDLTERTFSKKLLPDEQAGSTFSISNLGMYGVDEFTAIINQPNAAILSVASTHERIVPINGEAVVRPIMKISLTSDHRIIDGLTAAKFMTDLKALLENPMTLLI, from the coding sequence ATGGAAACAGTTAAACTAAGGGCAACACCGGCTGCAAGAGCACTGGCGAGACGCCTCGGGGTGAAGCTGACCAACGTGACCGGCACCGGTTACAAGGGACGCATACACCGCGACGACATCGCCGGCTTCAATTACGAGGAGAAGGTACATGTCTCCCCGTTGGCCCGCCGCATTGCCGAGGAGCACAATATTGAACTGAAAGGAATCAAGGGCAGCGGCCACAACCACAAAATCATGAAGGAAGATGTGCTACAGCTAATTGCCGACCCGCAGGTGAAAGCGATGCTGACCCGCGACAAGCTGGCTGAACCCGCGGCACCCCCCAGGACGCCGGCAGCTGTACAGCAGCCCTCACAACAAGCTGCCGCACCTTCACCAGCCAAAACTACTACACCGGCAGTATCAACTGCTTCTGCCGCCCCCGCGGGCAGCACCGAGACGGTGCCAATGACACAGATGCGCAAGATCATCTCAAAGCGGATGATGGAAAGCTACTTTGGTATTCCCTCTTTCATCCAAACCTGGGAGGTAGACATGACCAACCTGCTGGCCCTGCGTAAGCAGCTTATCGAACCCATCAAGGAGAAAACAGGGAAGAAGCTGACAGTAACCGACCTGATCTCGGTGGCGGTGGTGAAGACGCTGATGAAACACAAGTCGATCAACGCCAGCCTTAACAAGGAGGGTACCGAGATCACCTACCACAACTATGTGAATCTCGGTATGGCGGTAGGCATGGATGAGGGGCTGCTGGTGCCGGTGGTGAAGAATGCCGATAGAATGAGCCTGAGTGAGTTCGTGGTAGCTATCAAGGACCTCACCGAGCGTACCTTTTCCAAGAAGCTGTTGCCCGATGAACAGGCGGGAAGTACCTTCTCGATCAGCAATCTGGGGATGTACGGTGTGGATGAGTTCACAGCCATCATCAACCAGCCCAACGCGGCTATCCTGAGCGTGGCCTCCACGCACGAACGGATTGTCCCGATAAATGGTGAGGCGGTGGTTCGCCCCATCATGAAGATCAGCCTCACCAGCGACCATCGGATCATTGACGGCCTCACAGCCGCAAAGTTTATGACCGACCTGAAGGCGCTGCTGGAGAACCCGATGACCCTTTTGATATAA
- a CDS encoding DUF89 family protein, whose protein sequence is MEADYRCYFCFARTFERLLEKHKLTVEEKKALAIEMFSHFYNGNTGFSVPVLSRELYRLFREKSGVVDPYRRIKYESNERLIGEYASFREKIDQSDDPFETALRLAVAGNIIDYGVSDHHDLKETMSKVLESPFAINDVERLRRRLAEAKTVLYLGDNAGEIVFDKLFIETFRHPNIWYAVRGAPVINDATRRDAAQVKMEEVAQVIDNGYDAPSTLPEYCSPAFQQLYNDADLVISKGQGNLEGLIDAPRGDIYFLLMVKCEVIADRLGVTKGSFVCAENNPRKVYTG, encoded by the coding sequence GTGGAAGCCGATTACAGATGTTATTTTTGTTTTGCTCGCACCTTCGAGCGTTTGTTGGAGAAGCACAAGCTTACGGTAGAGGAAAAGAAAGCACTTGCCATTGAGATGTTCTCCCACTTTTATAACGGCAATACCGGGTTTTCTGTTCCTGTTCTCTCTAGAGAGCTTTACCGTCTTTTCAGGGAGAAAAGCGGAGTGGTTGATCCTTACCGGCGAATCAAGTATGAGAGCAACGAGCGCCTCATCGGTGAGTATGCCTCCTTCAGGGAGAAGATTGACCAATCGGATGATCCCTTCGAAACAGCATTGCGATTGGCAGTTGCAGGGAATATCATTGATTACGGGGTAAGTGACCATCATGATCTGAAAGAGACGATGTCGAAAGTCCTTGAGAGTCCTTTCGCAATTAATGATGTGGAACGCCTCAGACGGCGGTTGGCTGAAGCCAAGACGGTCCTCTATCTAGGCGATAATGCCGGCGAGATTGTTTTTGACAAATTGTTTATCGAAACCTTTCGTCACCCTAATATATGGTATGCCGTGCGAGGAGCACCTGTGATCAACGATGCCACCCGGAGAGATGCCGCCCAGGTAAAGATGGAAGAGGTGGCACAGGTGATTGACAACGGTTACGATGCTCCCTCCACCTTGCCGGAGTACTGTTCGCCAGCCTTTCAGCAACTATACAATGATGCGGATCTGGTGATCTCAAAAGGTCAGGGCAATCTGGAGGGGTTGATCGATGCCCCCAGGGGTGATATTTACTTCCTGTTGATGGTGAAGTGCGAGGTGATTGCTGACAGGCTCGGAGTAACAAAAGGTAGTTTTGTCTGTGCGGAGAATAACCCGAGAAAGGTTTATACAGGATGA
- a CDS encoding lipoate--protein ligase: MIYIVNKNNKPDHNIALEEYCFKHLRHFGKIFILWINEPSIIVGKNQNTLAEINSRYVEEHGIHVVRRITGGGAVYHDLNNLNYTIISNEEKGEGAFDFKTFSQPVIETLTELGVTAEFSGRNDITIEGKKICGNAQAYHDGRVMHHGCLLFNTDLTVLSQALETSREGVEAKGVKSVRSRVDNILPNLPEKINVKLFAEKILAHMKQHYPEMVEYHFSEDELQAIEQTRREKFGSWEWNFGTNPVAEVVRERRFAAGKVQVFLNLRKGRIADIRFFGTFFGREADLSPLEEQLQGVRYTAGEVRDALAEMDISRFFAGFTREELTEAIVGS, from the coding sequence ATGATCTATATTGTCAATAAAAACAACAAGCCCGACCACAACATCGCGTTGGAGGAGTACTGCTTCAAGCATCTGAGGCATTTCGGCAAGATATTCATCCTCTGGATCAACGAGCCGTCAATCATCGTTGGCAAGAATCAGAATACCCTGGCCGAGATCAACAGCCGTTACGTGGAAGAGCATGGGATCCATGTGGTTCGTCGCATTACCGGCGGCGGGGCGGTCTACCACGACCTGAACAACCTTAACTACACCATCATCTCTAATGAGGAGAAGGGTGAGGGAGCGTTTGACTTTAAAACATTCTCGCAGCCAGTGATTGAGACCTTGACAGAGCTGGGGGTGACAGCAGAGTTCTCCGGCCGCAACGACATCACCATTGAAGGGAAAAAGATATGCGGTAACGCCCAGGCCTACCACGACGGACGGGTAATGCACCACGGCTGCCTGCTCTTTAACACCGACCTGACGGTGCTCTCGCAGGCACTGGAGACCTCAAGGGAGGGGGTGGAGGCAAAGGGTGTAAAGTCGGTTCGTAGCCGTGTGGACAACATCCTTCCAAACCTGCCGGAAAAGATCAACGTGAAGCTGTTCGCTGAGAAGATACTTGCTCACATGAAACAACACTATCCAGAGATGGTGGAGTATCACTTTAGCGAAGATGAGTTGCAGGCCATCGAACAGACACGTCGTGAAAAGTTCGGCAGTTGGGAGTGGAACTTCGGCACTAACCCGGTGGCCGAGGTGGTGCGCGAGCGCCGTTTCGCGGCAGGTAAAGTACAGGTATTCCTGAACCTGCGGAAAGGACGCATCGCCGATATCCGTTTCTTCGGCACGTTCTTCGGCCGAGAGGCCGACCTGAGCCCACTTGAGGAACAGCTTCAGGGTGTGAGGTATACAGCCGGTGAGGTGAGGGATGCGCTAGCGGAGATGGATATCTCCCGATTCTTCGCAGGCTTCACCAGGGAGGAACTGACGGAGGCGATTGTCGGCAGTTAA
- a CDS encoding NifB/NifX family molybdenum-iron cluster-binding protein, translating into MKQVIAIPLEEGRLCQHFGHCQQFAIIETEDGAIQNEALVTPPPHEPGLLPAWLSERGVTEVIAAGIGQKAIRLFEKQQIRVHIGAEYKSPRELVSDYFQQSLLTGLNACDH; encoded by the coding sequence ATGAAGCAGGTGATTGCAATACCCCTCGAAGAGGGAAGACTTTGTCAGCACTTTGGCCATTGTCAGCAGTTTGCCATCATCGAAACGGAGGATGGAGCCATACAGAACGAAGCATTAGTGACTCCTCCTCCGCATGAACCGGGATTGTTGCCTGCTTGGCTCTCGGAGAGAGGTGTCACGGAGGTGATTGCGGCCGGGATCGGACAAAAAGCCATACGTCTGTTCGAAAAACAACAAATCAGGGTACACATAGGTGCTGAGTATAAGAGCCCGCGGGAGTTGGTTAGTGATTACTTTCAGCAGTCACTGCTCACCGGACTCAATGCCTGTGATCACTAG
- a CDS encoding transposase, which translates to MDRTSILNQYRGICSDVLGELTTKLNKSFKSFLMETLILYLVIPGRINFLQLGRYGKSCEQRFRQNFSKDFDWLEFNLSLSDRVLTGDRKAIAIDPSYITKSGKNTPWIGYFWSGAAGQAKRGLEILGVGLIDVDNKDCISLQAVQTPDRQTLESREANLIDWYLLVLESMQEKLHRTSRYVVADAYFAKNNFVTGLQEMKFDLVSRFRDDAALYYPTLQKPTGKKGRPKLYDGKIDMANLDTTRVQKINIDNGDLYTLIAYSKSLRQMVRLVIWYFKDGKKPKLFFSTNPKMSGKDVIEFYRTRFQIEFCFRDAKGFTGLMQSQARDVAKLSFNFNASLTSVNLAKVLAKERGISFSMASCKTMIHNAYLLERFICVSGIKPNRRLKDKLVKELIEFAAIAA; encoded by the coding sequence ATGGATAGAACCAGCATACTTAACCAATATAGAGGTATCTGTAGTGATGTTCTTGGTGAACTAACTACGAAGTTAAACAAAAGTTTCAAATCATTCCTTATGGAGACGCTTATTTTGTATCTGGTCATTCCCGGGAGGATTAATTTCCTACAATTAGGGAGATATGGCAAGTCGTGTGAACAGCGATTTCGCCAGAACTTCTCGAAGGATTTTGATTGGCTGGAGTTTAACTTGTCTTTGTCTGATAGGGTATTAACCGGAGATCGCAAGGCTATTGCCATTGATCCCAGTTATATAACCAAATCAGGAAAGAATACCCCTTGGATTGGTTACTTCTGGTCGGGTGCAGCCGGTCAGGCGAAAAGGGGATTGGAAATCCTGGGAGTGGGCCTTATAGACGTCGACAACAAGGATTGCATCAGTCTACAGGCCGTTCAGACTCCGGACCGTCAAACCCTGGAGAGTCGCGAGGCCAACCTGATCGACTGGTACCTGCTGGTCCTTGAATCGATGCAGGAGAAACTCCATCGGACAAGCCGTTACGTGGTTGCTGATGCCTACTTCGCAAAGAACAACTTCGTTACGGGTCTGCAAGAGATGAAGTTTGATCTGGTCAGCCGTTTCAGGGATGACGCCGCACTTTATTATCCAACACTGCAGAAACCAACGGGCAAGAAAGGAAGGCCTAAACTCTACGACGGTAAGATTGACATGGCCAACCTGGATACAACCAGAGTGCAAAAGATCAATATTGATAACGGTGATCTCTACACCTTGATAGCCTATTCCAAATCACTTAGACAGATGGTCAGGCTTGTCATCTGGTATTTCAAAGATGGGAAAAAACCAAAACTGTTCTTCTCTACCAATCCTAAGATGAGTGGAAAAGATGTTATAGAATTTTACCGCACCCGTTTTCAGATCGAGTTTTGCTTCAGGGATGCAAAAGGCTTCACAGGACTGATGCAATCGCAGGCAAGGGATGTAGCAAAGCTATCGTTCAACTTTAATGCATCTCTTACCTCAGTCAACCTGGCAAAGGTACTGGCAAAGGAGAGAGGCATCTCTTTTTCGATGGCATCATGTAAAACAATGATACACAACGCTTACTTGCTTGAACGATTTATTTGCGTGTCTGGCATTAAACCGAACAGAAGATTAAAAGATAAACTTGTCAAAGAACTCATTGAGTTTGCAGCCATTGCTGCATGA
- a CDS encoding transposase: protein MDKTSILNQYRGICSDVLGELTAKLNKSFKSFLMETLILYLVIPGRINFLQLGRYGKSCEQRFRQNFSKDFDWLEFNLSLSDRVLTGDRKAIAIDPSYITKSGKNTPWIGYFWSGAAGQAKRGLEILGVGLIDVDNKDCISLQAVQTPDRQTLESRDANLIDWYLLVIKSMRDKLHRTSRYVVADAYFAKNNFVTGLQEMKFDLVSRFRDDAALYYPTLQKPTGKKGRPKLYDGKIDMANLDTTRVQKINVDNGDLYTLVAYSKSLKQMVRLVVWYSKDGKKPKLFFSTNPKMSGKDVIEFYRTRFQIEFCFRDAKGFTGLMQSQARDVAKLSFNFNASLTSVNLAKVLAKERGIPFSMASCKTMIHNAYLLERFICVSGIKPNRRLNDKLVKELIEFAAIAA from the coding sequence ATGGATAAAACCAGCATACTTAACCAATATAGAGGTATCTGTAGTGATGTTCTTGGTGAACTAACTGCGAAGTTAAACAAAAGTTTCAAATCATTCCTTATGGAGACGCTAATTTTGTATCTGGTCATTCCCGGCAGGATTAATTTCCTACAATTGGGGAGATATGGCAAGTCGTGTGAACAGCGATTTCGCCAGAACTTCTCGAAGGATTTTGATTGGCTGGAGTTTAACTTGTCTTTGTCTGATAGGGTATTAACCGGAGATCGCAAGGCAATTGCCATTGATCCCAGTTATATAACCAAATCAGGAAAGAATACCCCTTGGATTGGTTACTTCTGGTCGGGTGCAGCCGGTCAGGCGAAAAGAGGTTTGGAAATCCTGGGAGTGGGCCTTATAGACGTCGACAACAAGGATTGTATCAGTCTACAGGCCGTTCAGACTCCGGACCGTCAAACCCTGGAGAGTCGTGATGCCAACCTGATTGACTGGTACCTGCTGGTCATTAAATCGATGCGGGATAAACTCCATCGGACAAGCCGTTACGTGGTTGCCGATGCCTACTTCGCAAAGAACAACTTTGTTACGGGTCTGCAAGAGATGAAATTTGATCTGGTCAGCCGTTTCAGGGATGATGCCGCACTTTATTATCCAACACTGCAGAAACCAACGGGCAAGAAAGGCAGGCCTAAACTCTACGACGGAAAGATTGATATGGCCAACCTGGATACAACCAGAGTGCAAAAGATCAATGTTGATAACGGTGATCTCTACACCTTGGTAGCCTATTCCAAATCACTTAAACAGATGGTCAGGCTTGTCGTCTGGTATTCCAAAGATGGGAAAAAGCCAAAACTGTTCTTCTCTACCAATCCTAAGATGAGTGGAAAAGATGTTATAGAATTTTACCGCACCCGTTTTCAGATCGAGTTTTGCTTCAGGGATGCAAAAGGCTTCACAGGACTGATGCAATCGCAGGCAAGGGATGTAGCAAAGCTATCGTTCAACTTTAATGCATCTCTTACCTCGGTTAACCTGGCAAAGGTGTTGGCAAAGGAGAGAGGCATCCCCTTTTCGATGGCATCATGTAAAACGATGATACACAACGCTTATCTGCTTGAACGATTTATTTGCGTGTCTGGCATTAAACCGAACAGAAGATTAAATGATAAACTTGTCAAAGAACTCATTGAGTTTGCAGCAATTGCTGCGTGA
- a CDS encoding alpha-ketoacid dehydrogenase subunit beta, which produces MEKETKIMSVRDAIIMAMSEEMRRDESVFLMGEDVGIFGGDFGTSVGMLDEFGKERVRDTPISENAISGAAIGAAMTGMRPIVDVTFMDFVVYMMDNIVNQAAKTRYMFGGKGQIPVVFRCAAGGGVGSAAQHSQSLEAWFTHIPGLKVVAPGTPADVKGILKAAIRDNNPVIFLEYKAQFNMKGEVPLDPDFVLPIGKADIKKEGKDVSVITYGRMLERVMQAAKEVEEAEGVSVEVVDLRTLKPLDKDTVLESVKKTGKVLLVNDAHKTGGFIGEVAATIAESDAFDYLDGRILRLAGEDVPIPYNQTLEAAMIPSVERIKKYILKLVNNR; this is translated from the coding sequence ATGGAAAAAGAAACGAAAATAATGTCTGTCCGCGATGCCATCATTATGGCCATGTCGGAAGAGATGCGGCGCGACGAAAGCGTATTCCTCATGGGTGAGGATGTAGGGATCTTCGGAGGCGACTTCGGAACTTCGGTTGGGATGCTCGATGAGTTCGGTAAGGAGCGGGTGCGCGACACCCCCATCTCGGAGAACGCCATCTCCGGTGCTGCCATCGGTGCCGCCATGACAGGCATGCGTCCCATCGTGGATGTCACTTTCATGGATTTTGTAGTCTACATGATGGACAACATCGTGAACCAGGCAGCCAAAACAAGGTATATGTTCGGTGGTAAGGGGCAGATCCCCGTGGTCTTCCGCTGTGCCGCCGGCGGTGGTGTAGGCTCCGCTGCTCAACACTCACAGTCGCTCGAAGCATGGTTCACCCATATCCCGGGACTGAAAGTGGTGGCCCCCGGTACCCCGGCTGACGTGAAAGGAATCCTCAAGGCGGCTATACGTGACAACAACCCGGTGATCTTCCTCGAGTACAAGGCGCAGTTTAACATGAAAGGCGAGGTACCCCTTGATCCCGACTTTGTGCTACCCATCGGCAAGGCCGATATCAAAAAGGAGGGTAAAGATGTTTCGGTGATCACTTACGGACGGATGCTCGAAAGGGTGATGCAGGCTGCCAAAGAGGTGGAGGAGGCCGAAGGAGTGAGCGTTGAGGTGGTCGATTTGCGAACCCTCAAGCCGCTCGACAAAGATACCGTGCTGGAGTCGGTGAAGAAGACCGGCAAGGTCCTGCTGGTGAACGATGCCCACAAGACTGGAGGTTTCATTGGCGAGGTGGCTGCCACCATTGCCGAGAGCGACGCCTTCGATTACCTTGATGGACGCATCTTACGCCTTGCGGGTGAGGATGTGCCCATCCCCTACAACCAGACCCTCGAGGCTGCGATGATTCCCAGCGTGGAGAGGATCAAGAAATACATTCTCAAGTTAGTCAACAACCGCTAA
- a CDS encoding thiamine pyrophosphate-dependent dehydrogenase E1 component subunit alpha codes for MAKTKSTKSNLSKEKMLHMHRMMLDIRNFDSKVNKLVRKGMIPGMTHFSIGEEAANVGAVAAIEKGFDMITSNHRGHGQSIALEIDLNGMMAEIMGKATGTCKGKGGSMHIADLDNGNLGANGIVGGGMGMAIGAALTQKMKKTGKIVVCFFGDGAVNEGTFHETMNMASIWDLPVIFYSINNLYGISTPIKDVINIDYNYQRAASYGIPGHFIEDGNDLMAVYNKFEEIVKYVRDGNGPVLVEAITYRWLGHSTSDPGKYRTKEEVDEWKQKDPITRFRNYLIENKIASEKELDELNDASLAAVEESVKFALSSPEPTLESAFEDIYAD; via the coding sequence ATGGCGAAAACAAAATCAACTAAAAGCAATTTATCGAAAGAGAAGATGTTGCACATGCATCGGATGATGTTGGACATCCGCAATTTCGACAGTAAGGTTAACAAGCTGGTAAGAAAAGGGATGATTCCCGGAATGACCCACTTCTCTATTGGTGAAGAGGCGGCCAATGTGGGGGCGGTAGCTGCCATCGAGAAAGGTTTCGATATGATTACCTCCAATCACCGCGGTCACGGACAAAGCATTGCCCTGGAGATCGACCTGAACGGAATGATGGCGGAGATCATGGGGAAGGCCACCGGAACCTGCAAGGGTAAGGGTGGTTCCATGCACATTGCCGACTTGGACAACGGTAACCTGGGAGCCAACGGTATCGTAGGCGGCGGTATGGGGATGGCTATCGGTGCGGCGCTTACACAAAAGATGAAGAAGACCGGCAAGATCGTGGTCTGCTTCTTCGGTGATGGTGCCGTGAATGAGGGTACCTTTCATGAGACAATGAACATGGCTTCAATCTGGGACCTGCCGGTGATCTTCTATTCGATCAACAACCTCTATGGCATCAGTACCCCCATCAAGGATGTGATCAACATCGACTACAACTACCAGCGGGCAGCATCCTACGGCATCCCGGGTCACTTCATCGAAGATGGAAACGACCTGATGGCGGTTTACAACAAGTTCGAGGAGATCGTAAAATACGTGCGTGACGGCAACGGCCCTGTACTGGTGGAAGCTATCACTTACCGCTGGCTTGGACACTCAACCTCCGACCCCGGCAAGTATCGCACCAAGGAGGAGGTAGACGAGTGGAAGCAGAAGGATCCCATTACCCGTTTTCGCAATTACCTTATTGAGAATAAGATTGCTTCTGAAAAAGAGCTGGATGAACTGAACGATGCTTCGCTGGCAGCAGTGGAAGAGTCGGTCAAGTTCGCGCTGAGCAGTCCCGAACCCACCCTGGAGTCCGCCTTCGAAGATATTTACGCAGATTAA
- the lpdA gene encoding dihydrolipoyl dehydrogenase, giving the protein MAFEIIMPKAGIDMTEGQIVKWLKSEGDPVKEGEIILEIMTDKTSMELEAEATGILLKIVRQDGETVPVTEVIGYIGSENESADTLMPEVIEDTGAKESDEEKRMIRLEDNYQVVVIGGGPAGYVAAIRAAQLGAKVAIVEKGTFGGTCLNVGCIPTKTYLKNAEIIEHIQAAASRGIIIDSSMIKIDMAKVQEYKNGVVKKLTSGVVALLKSNGVDIYQGVGRINKNNDVVVNDSQIIKADKIILAGGSKASRINIPGIESDKVLTSDELLAVKEVPGTLAVIGGGVIGTEMGQSFAGLGSKVIIIEMMDRIVPTLDQEVSAELLRHMKKKGIEVLTSTRITEIVDKGDKLEVRIEGKDPVVADKALISIGRTPDLEGLGEVKLETERGKVKVNEYMETSVKGIYAPGDVNGIKMLAHVAFRMGEVAAENAVKGNHRKVNLLSAPSVVYTSPEVAQVGMTEEQAREKYDDIRIGRFNFSANGRALASGDAVGFVKVIADNRYGEVLGVHIIGPSAAEIITQASVIMEMEITVEEAVQTIYGHPTYSEALIEAFADVLGEAIHIPKKKK; this is encoded by the coding sequence ATGGCTTTTGAAATCATCATGCCCAAGGCCGGTATCGACATGACCGAGGGACAAATTGTGAAGTGGTTGAAGAGTGAGGGCGATCCCGTCAAAGAGGGGGAGATCATCCTTGAGATCATGACCGACAAGACCAGCATGGAGCTAGAGGCGGAAGCCACGGGTATCCTGCTGAAGATCGTACGCCAGGACGGAGAGACCGTACCGGTGACGGAGGTGATCGGCTACATCGGCTCCGAGAACGAGTCGGCCGACACACTGATGCCCGAGGTGATCGAAGATACCGGGGCGAAAGAGAGCGATGAGGAGAAGCGAATGATACGACTGGAGGACAACTACCAGGTGGTGGTTATCGGAGGCGGTCCCGCCGGCTATGTGGCTGCAATTCGTGCGGCACAGCTGGGCGCCAAGGTGGCCATCGTGGAGAAGGGCACCTTTGGGGGCACCTGCCTCAACGTGGGTTGTATCCCCACCAAAACCTACCTGAAAAATGCTGAGATCATCGAGCATATTCAGGCTGCGGCCTCGCGCGGAATCATCATCGACAGTTCCATGATCAAAATTGACATGGCTAAGGTGCAGGAGTACAAGAACGGCGTGGTGAAGAAACTCACCAGCGGTGTGGTAGCCCTGCTCAAGAGCAATGGTGTGGATATCTACCAGGGTGTGGGGCGCATCAACAAGAACAATGATGTGGTGGTCAACGACTCGCAGATCATCAAGGCGGACAAGATCATCCTGGCAGGAGGTTCAAAGGCTTCAAGGATCAACATCCCAGGCATCGAGAGCGACAAGGTGCTCACCAGCGATGAACTGCTGGCTGTCAAGGAGGTGCCCGGCACGCTCGCCGTCATCGGCGGCGGCGTGATAGGAACCGAGATGGGACAGTCTTTCGCAGGTCTGGGATCAAAGGTGATTATTATCGAGATGATGGATCGTATCGTGCCCACCCTCGACCAGGAAGTGTCGGCAGAACTTCTTCGCCACATGAAGAAAAAAGGAATTGAGGTGTTAACCTCTACCCGCATCACCGAGATCGTGGACAAGGGTGACAAGCTGGAGGTACGCATTGAAGGCAAGGATCCGGTAGTTGCCGACAAGGCACTCATTTCCATCGGCCGTACACCCGACTTGGAGGGTCTGGGTGAGGTGAAGCTGGAGACTGAAAGGGGCAAGGTCAAGGTGAACGAATACATGGAAACCAGCGTGAAGGGGATCTACGCCCCCGGCGATGTGAACGGCATCAAGATGCTGGCACACGTGGCCTTCCGCATGGGTGAGGTGGCCGCTGAGAACGCAGTGAAGGGCAACCACCGCAAGGTGAACCTCCTCTCGGCACCCTCTGTGGTATACACCTCTCCCGAGGTAGCCCAGGTGGGGATGACCGAGGAGCAGGCACGTGAGAAGTATGATGATATCCGCATCGGGCGGTTCAACTTCTCCGCCAACGGACGTGCCCTCGCTTCGGGCGATGCGGTTGGCTTCGTGAAGGTGATTGCCGACAATCGCTACGGCGAAGTGCTGGGTGTCCACATCATCGGACCCTCTGCCGCTGAGATCATCACCCAGGCATCGGTGATCATGGAAATGGAAATCACGGTGGAAGAGGCGGTGCAGACCATCTACGGTCACCCCACCTACTCTGAGGCGCTGATCGAGGCATTTGCCGACGTACTTGGCGAAGCGATTCATATCCCGAAGAAAAAGAAATGA